The Styela clava chromosome 13, kaStyClav1.hap1.2, whole genome shotgun sequence genome has a window encoding:
- the LOC120332976 gene encoding high affinity choline transporter 1-like: protein MIVSIPGLIAIVIFYLAVFIVGIVAAKLTTKRKSNLASETIMVGGRDIGAVVGFFTLTASWVGGDYINGLAEAVYTPHVGLMWALCIPIGYGLGLILVGLFFADNLRDKNYTTIIDPVQAKLGRYMGAVVASVEIFSLIIYTGAILNALGGSLQIVAGLPRIGSVIISAAIALLYTTLGGLYSVAYTDVLQLILIAGGLILCLPFAFNHEAVIDIADTAYGKTGWIGSWDSSSGGAYIDLWLLSIFGGIPWQSVVQRVLAANSNRNAKLLCILSGFGTALIAIPPILIGAVGASANWTLTSYMNGSGSSPLDEHDKRLILPIVLLYLTPPAVSFFGLGATAAAVMSSVDSTTLSCGSLFARNVYKNAIRRNASDREVVWAMRISFLVFIVISSVVALTVDSIFVLAYLSADFMYCLSLPQFVTVMYLDPNVYGALIGFIVGLILRLGGGEAMLDWKPWIHYPGGANFPYKTFATIISFLAILVISRIAKFLFERGYIHPKYDILRSNLNNGGRSIILKKVNAAKNDCNADIPLPNVYPNIHVTDADDREKSYS from the exons ATGATTGTAAGCATTCCAGGTTTGATTGCCATTGTGATTTTTTATCTTGCCGTTTTCATTGTTGGTATCGTTGCGGCAAAATTAACTACAAAAAGAAAGTCAAATCTTGCTTCAGAAACGATCATGGTTGGAGGAAGAGACATTGGTGCTGTAGTAGGCTTCTTCACTTTGACTG CTTCGTGGGTCGGCGGTGATTATATAAACGGATTAGCCGAAGCTGTATACACGCCCCATGTTGGTTTGATGTGGGCATTGTGCATCCCGATTGGATATGGTTTAGGATTGATTTTAGTCGGATTATTTTTTGCCGATAACTTGCGTGATAAG AACTACACCACCATCATCGATCCCGTTCAAGCTAAACTTGGCAGGTACATGGGAGCAGTAGTTGCCTCTGtagaaatattttctttaattatATACACGGGAGCCATATTGAATGCCCTTG GTGGCAGTTTGCAAATTGTTGCAGGGTTACCAAGAATAGGATCTGTTATTATATCTGCAGCAATCGCACTACTATACACAACGTTGGGTGGATTGTATTCAGTAGCATATACCGATGTGTTGCAACTTATTTTGATAGCCGGAGGCCtg ATTCTTTGTTTACCTTTTGCTttcaaccacgaagcggtaattGATATAGCAGATACTGCTTATGGAAAAACAGGATGGATTGGATCTTGGGATTCAAGCAGTGGTGGAGCATACATTGACTTGTGGCTTCTATCT ATTTTTGGTGGTATTCCATGGCAATCCGTTGTCCAACGAGTTTTAGCAGCAAATTCGAATCGAAATGCCAAATTACTTTGCATACTCAGTGGGTTTGGTACAGCTTTGATCGCAATACCACCTATACTTATTGGAGCCGTTGGAGCATCGGCAA ATTGGACTCTCACATCTTATATGAACGGCAGTGGTTCCTCTCCACTGGACGAGCATGACAAAAGACTTATTTTACCAATAGTATTACTATATCTGACACCTCCTGCAGTATCCTTTTTTGGCTTGGGTGCTACGGCGGCAGCGGTAATGTCTTCAGTTGACTCAACAACTTTGTCATGTGGAAGCCTTTTTGCGAGAAACGTTTACAAAAATGCAATAAGACGAAAT GCATCTGATCGTGAAGTTGTCTGGGCGATGAGAATATCGTTCCTTGTATTTATCGTAATATCTTCAGTAGTCGCACTGACCGTTGATTCAATATTTGTACTTGCATATCTGTCAGCGGATTTCATGTATTGTCTCTCTCTACCCCAG TTTGTTACTGTCATGTATCTTGACCCTAACGTTTATGGAGCATTGATTGGATTTATTGTTGGACTGATTTTGCGCTTGGGAGGAGGGGAGGCAATGTTGGACTGGAAACCCTGGATTCACTACCCTGGGGGTGCCAATTTCCCATACAAAACGTTTGCTACGATTATTTCGTTTCTTGCCATACTAGTAATATCTCGTATTGCTAAGTTTCTATTTGAAAGAGGATATATACACCCAAAATATGATATTCTAAGAAGCAATCTGAATAACGGTGGAAGGAGTATTATTCTAAAGAAAGTGAATGCTGCCAAAAACGACTGCAATGCGGATATACCTCTTCCAAATGTATATCCTAATATACACGTGACTGATGCCGATGATAGAGAAAAATCTTATTCGTGA